GGTAAATTAGCCTCCTACCATCTTGAGAAACGTAGCATAGGGATTGAGATTTAATGAGATTTAAATCTCTGGACTCTGCCATGCGACCAGCGGGATTGGAACTCTGGTGTACGGGCAGTCGCCTGCCATGCGCGCAACGTTGTAGACGTCCCGCCGAGGAACTGCCGCAACGCGCCAAGGAACCCTGCCACGTTGCCAGGGAGTGGCAGGCCACCCCCGATCACCTTCAGCAGGTACGCCGCGTGGTAGGCGCCGGCGTAGCCAGGCGAAGCTAGATATAAATTAGCCCTGGAGCACAGCTCATGTAACTTACAATTTGTTATAGCTCATGTAACTTACAATTTGTTACCCTGGTGCATGTGCACCATGCAAGACCAACATGGCTTCGCCCCTAGGCGTAGGCGACCCACGAGAGCCCCGGCCGGCGCAGCAAGCCGCAGCCGTGGAGCGCGCAGGTGAGCCTCACCGCGGGGATGCCGTGGGCGCGGTGGGCGTTAAGGTCCATGCCGCGCGCCTCGAGGTACTCGAGGGAGCCCGGCGCGTGTGGGTCGGCGGCGCGGTCGGCGTTGGCCCTGATCGCCGCGTAACGCTGCTCCTTGGTGAGCGCGTTGTGGTCGGCCTGCGGCGGCGCAGCGTGGACGACGCCCGGGTAGTGGGCGGCGAAGGCGCGTAGGGCGGCCGTCTCGGCGTCAAGGTTCGCCGCCCACACAGTGCGGACCGGGATGCCAGACTGCGGCGCCAGAGGCACGCCCGCGGGCACGGCGTGCTGGAACGGTGGTGGCTGCATGGCTCCGGGCCACTGCGCCGCCGGGTTGAACTTGAACATGGCTGGCGGCGGTTGATCCCAAGCTGTGAAAGGATGATGGCAGGCCACCACAGCGGCGGATGACGACCTCTCTTTCCTCCCATATATATAAGCGGCTTCCCGGGTTCTTTCCGGCTCGTCGCCGGTTGACTGATCGGAGTCCGACTGCTAGAAAAAAAAATTCGAGAAAAAGAAAATCGCAGTCGGGCTGGAAGAGA
The genomic region above belongs to Panicum hallii strain FIL2 chromosome 4, PHallii_v3.1, whole genome shotgun sequence and contains:
- the LOC112890364 gene encoding uncharacterized protein LOC112890364, which produces MFKFNPAAQWPGAMQPPPFQHAVPAGVPLAPQSGIPVRTVWAANLDAETAALRAFAAHYPGVVHAAPPQADHNALTKEQRYAAIRANADRAADPHAPGSLEYLEARGMDLNAHRAHGIPAVRLTCALHGCGLLRRPGLSWVAYA